TTGGGGCGGAACTTCTTCACCACCACCCCGCAGCCGAAGGGCCGCAGCACCTCCTCGGCCCGCCGCAGCAGGGCGAAGACCGTTTCCCGCTCGTCCAGCGACAGCTCGTCGAAGTTCTGCGGCAGGTCCGAGGCGGAGAAGCGCTCCACCTGCGTGTCCGGGAAGACGCGGGGCAGCTTCTCCAGCAGGTCCGCGTCGTACACGTAGGCGGCGTTCAGCACGCACAGGTCCTGGGCGGCGGCCACGCGCGACACCTGCCGGAACTCGTCCAGGGAGGGCACGTAGCGCACCAGGGAGGCGTTCTTCCGGTAGTCCGCCAGCGTCATGGCGCCCAGGGAGGTCTCGAAAGGCAGCCAGTCGATGATGAGCCGGTAGAAGTCATCGTCATCCAGGGCGAGTGCCTTCATGGAGAGGGCGTGCAGCTGGATGAGTCCCTGGAGCGCGCGCGGGTCTTCCCGGGCCAGGTCCACCAGGTAGCGCCGCAGGGCCTGGCCCAGGGTCTCGCGTGCCTGGGCAAGCGTGTCATTCTCGTAGAAGGACTCGCGGCTGGCGGTGGGGCGCAAGCCGTTGGCGTTCACCACGCACTTCACGAAGAAGGCCCACTCGGGCAGCAGGTTCTCCGCGCTCTCGGACAGCAGCATGTGCTTGAGGTACACGCGGTGCTTCTGCTTGGCGTTGTAGTGCGGGCTGAAGGGCAGCACGAAGGCCACCCCCTCCACGTCCCCCGCCGGGGACTTCAGCGGGATGCAGTCGATGAAGCTCATCCCGAACACCTCCCGCCCATAGGCCAGCAGCGCCTCCCGCCGCTCCGGGGCGCTCGCGTAGGCGCGGCGCCAGGGCGGGCCCTCCGGGTTGATGCGTGCGGTCTGGCCGTTGGCGGTCAAATGAATGGGGAAGGGCAGGAGGCTGCCGTAGTGCAGCGCCAGCTCCCGGACGCGCTGAGGGGTGAAGAGCGCGGCCACATCGGGGCGGGCCACGAGGAACACCTGGGTGCCCGGCCGCTCCAGTGGGTGGTCCGAGGGCCGCACGGTGTAGGTGCCATCATGACGGCCCCGCCACTCCATGGTGGGGGAGGGCTCCCGGGCGGAGCGCGTCACCACGAGCACCTCGTCGCACACCATGAAGCAGGAGAGCAGGCCAATGCCGAACTGGCCGATGAAGTCCCCCCGCCGCTCGGCGAGCACCTCCCGCTTGGAGCTCTCCCCGATGGTGGCCAGGAAGCGGTGGATCTCCTCCTCCGTCAGCCCGATTCCGTCGTCACGGAAGAGCAGGGTGGGGGGGCCCCCGTCCTGCTTCTCGATGAGTTCGATCTGGACGCTGCCCTCATGGCCGGGCTCAACGTGCTGCCGGGCCCGGATGGCGTCCGTGGCGTTCTGGAGCAGCTCCCGGAGGTAGACGTCCGGCGAGCTGTAGAGGTGGTGGGACAGGAGGTCGATGACCCCGCGGAGGTTGATTTGGAATCGGTGGTCCACGCTCGGCCGGAGCGTAGCGCACCCCTTGCCCGGGCTGGGGCCGGAAGGTGGCCCCCGGTTGGCTACCCCGCATTCCCCGGGAGACGAGGTTGTTATTGGGAAGGCAGGTGGGGTATTCCCGAAGCTGACGCGGGGCGTTGCGCGTCCTCGGGTGAAAACGGTCATGGATTTCGGCAAGGCGGGTTGGCTCTCCTCGATCATCGAGGAGGCGGTGGCGGCACATCCGCCCGCACCGTCCCCGGTGCCGCCGGGGGACCGCTCCGGCTATGCCCGGGCCCGGGCGTACCTGCGCCAGACGCTCCGGGTCAGTGGCCTGCTCCATGGGCCCGTGCTCGAGGACCGGCCGGCAGAGGCTGGGGCGGAGCCCGCCGCCGAGACGCGGCTGTTCCTGTCGCTGGTGCGCACGCTGGCGCGGATGGCGCTGGACATCGCGTCGCTGACGGGCGCGCCCGCGGGCCCGCGCCCGGAGCAGCTCTTCCTGCTGTTCGCCGTGTTCTCCGGGGAGCTGGAGGTGGCCGAGGCCCTGGACGCGAGGCTCCAGGCGAAGCACGAGGTGCCGCGGCGCCTGCACGGCAAGGTGGAGAGCGCGCTGGCGCGGCGCGCCCTGTCCCTGGCGGGAGACCCCGTCTATGGGCTCGTGCTCCACAACGGGGCGCTGTACCTGGACGCGCAGCTGTTCGGACGGCAGGCCATCGCCTACTTCGCCCGGGGCCGGCTGGGGCGCCGGGCGGCGCAGCGGCGCAGCGGCCTCGTGGCCCACCAGAAGGCCCTCCTGGTGCAGGTGCTGGCGGGGCTCTCCGCCGCGGACCACATGCCCAGCTACGCCTCGCGCCGCGCCATCCTCCGGCAGGTGGAGGGGTTGATGCTGCCGGAGTCCATCGCCTCCGGGCTGCGGGGCGCGGTAAAGAAGTCCTTCGAGCACCGGCTGGACGTGCGGGCCCGGGTGGCGGGCGTCCGGAGCCCGGACACGCGGCACTTCCTCCTGGAGCAGGCGCTGCTGGCCTCGCTGGTGGATGGGCAGCGCTCGTCCGGAGAGCGCCGCTTCATCCGGGAGCTGGCGGAGGGCCTGGGCGTCCCCGAGGCCGAGCTGCACCGCCTGGAGCTGGAGACGGTGGGCTTCTACGCGAGCCACCGCTCGGTGGTGGATGTGTTCACGGCCCCCGCCACCGCGAGCCTGCTGGGCGAGGACTTCATTCTCCGGACGCAGGCGGTGCTGGAGAAGAACTTCCAGGCGCTGATGCAGGAGGCGCGGGAGACGGGCGACCTGGCGGTGCTGCTGGCCAAGGCGGTGCGGGGGCAGAAGCTCACGGCGGACGAGCGCCGGCGGATGCGGGAGCAGCTCATCGACGTGGCCAAGGTGATTCCGGCGCTGGCCATCTTCGCCGCCCCCGGCGGGCTGCTGCTGCTGCTGGCCGTGGCCAAGGTGCTGCACATCAACCTGCTGCCCAGCGCCTTCCAGGCCCTGTCGGCGACCACCCTCGTCCCGGTGGAGACGGCCCCCGAGGGCACGCCCGTGCCGGGGCCGCGCGCCCAGGCCCTGGCCGGGCCGCAGGACGAGGCGCCGCTCGAGGCCCCTGCCCAGAGCCGGCGCTGCGGCTGAGCGGCGTCATGACGCGGGGCGCTGGCGCATTGCGTCTGATCGCTGGCCAACGCTGAGCGGGCCTCCTCGTTCGACGGCCGGGCGCGCGCGTTTCTAGCATCGCCCCGCGCACGGCTTGCCCGGCCCCCACGGTTTGTACGTATCGTGCGCTTCCCCAACACACGAAAGCCAGGTCCCGCGATGACGAAGATCTATGAAGCCCCCGGACAGCCGGGCAGCAAGATCCAGTTCTCCAGCCGCTATGGCAATTACATCGGCGGAGAGTTCGTTCCTCCCTCCAAGGGCCAGTACTTCGAGAACATCTCGCCGGTGACGGGCCGGCCGTTCTGCGAGGTGGCCCGCTCCAACCACGACGACATCGAGAAGGCCCTGGACGCGGCCCACAAGGCGAAGACCGCCTGGGGCAAGACGTCCGTCACCCAGCGCGCGGAGGTGCTCAACAAGATCGCCGACCGGATGCAGGCCAACCTGGAGATGCTCGCGGTGGGCGAGACGTGGGACAACGGCAAGCCCATCCGCGAGACGCTCGCGGCGGACCTGCCGCTGGCCATCGACCACTTCCGCTACTACGCCGGCTGCATCCGCGCCCAGGAAGGCACCATGGGCGAGCTGGACGAGAACACCGTCTCGTACCAGTTCCACGAGCCGCTGGGCGTGGTGGGGCAGATCATCCCCTGGAACTTCCCGCTGCTCATGGCGGCCTGGAAGCTGGCGCCCGCGCTGGCGGCCGGCAACTGCGTCGTCATCAAGCCCGCGGAGCAGACGCCGGTCACCCTGCTCAAGCTCATGGAGCTGGTGGGCGACCTGCTGCCCGCGGGTGTCGTCAACGTGGTGAACGGCTTCGGCATCGAGGCGGGCAAGCCGCTCGCGAGCAACAAGCGCATCGCGAAGATCGCCTTCACGGGTGAGACGACGACGGGCCGGCTCATCATGCAGTACGCCTCCGAGAACCTCATCCCGGTGACGCTGGAGCTGGGCGGCAAGTCGCCCAACATCTTCTTCTCGGACGTGTTCGACAAGGACGACGACTTCGCGCAGAAGGCGCTGGAGGGCTTCGCCATGTTCGCCCTCAACCAGGGCGAGGTGTGCACCTGCCCGTCGCGCGCGCTCGTGCAGGAGCGCTTCTACGAGGCGTTCGTCCAGAAGGCGGTGGAGCGCACGAAGAAGATCGTCCAGGGCAACCCGCTGGACACCCGGACGATGCTCGGCGCCCAGGCGTCGAATGATCAGCTGGAGAAGATCCTCTCGTACATCGACATCGGCAAGAAGGAGGGCGCCAAGGTGCTCACCGGCGGTGGCCGGGCCTCGATGCAGGGCGCGCTGGCGGAGGGCTACTACGTGGAGCCCACCATCTTCGAGGGCACCAACCGGATGCGCGTCTTCCAGGAGGAGATCTTCGGCCCGGTGGTCTCGGTGGCCAAGTTCAAGGACATGGAGGATGCCGTCGCCACCGCCAACGACTCGCTCTACGGCCTGGGCGCCGGCGTGTGGACGCGCGACACCAACACGGCCTATCGCATGGGCCGCGCCATCCAGGCCGGCCGCGTGTGGGTGAACTGCTACCACCTGTACCCGGCGCACGCCGCGTTCGGGGGTTACAAGCAGTCGGGCATCGGCCGCGAGACGCACAAGATGATGCTCAGCCACTACCAGCAGACGAAGAACATGCTGGTGAGCTACGACCCGAAGCCGATGGGCTTCTTCTAGACGGCAGCCCGAAGGGAGGCACCATGAGCGTGGAGCGTGTGGCGGTAACGCCAGCGGCCGAGAAGTTGCTGCGCCAGCTGCAGGCGCAGCATGGGCCGTTGATGTTCCACCAGTCGGGTGGCTGCTGTGATGGCAGCGCGCCCATGTGCTTTCCCCGGGGGGACTTCAAGATCGGCCAGCAGGACGTGTTCCTGGGGACGATCGTGGACACCCCGTTCTACATCTCGGGTCCGCAGTTCGAGTACTGGCAGCACACCCACCTGACGGTGGACGTGGTGCCGGGACGGGGAAGCGGCTTCTCGGTGGAAGCCCCCGAGGGCGTGCGCTTCCTCATCCGCTCGCGCGTGTTCGAGGACGCGGAGTACCGCGCCCTTGAGGCGGCAGGGCCTCCCCTGCGCGGGCTGCAGCACTGAGCCGTAGCGGGGGGCTGGGAATGAACACCCGGCCCCTCGTCCTTCCGCGCGTCAGCGGTTCTTGGCCTCGTCCAGCGGGCCCTTGCCATCGTTGAGGAGGGTCTTGTCCTCGCCGGGCCGGGCCGGTTGCTCGAAGGGGCCCTCGCCATCGTCGATGACGCCTTCCTTGTCACCGATGGTGGCGTCCGAGCCCGAGCCGCCCACGCCTTCCTGGAAGCCCTCGACGGTGCCCCGGGTCGCATCGCGCACCCCGCGGGCCGCTTCGCCCACTTCCTCGCCCACTTGCCGGGCGTTGCTGCGGGCCTCTTGCTCCGTGCAGCCCGTGACGAGCCCCGTGGCCGCGATCAGGCCCATCGCCGCCCACGTCTTCCAACCCTGTCTTGCCATGATGTCTCTCCCCCTGGCCGTGAAGCCGTTCCGGGGGACAAGGTAGGCATGCCCGTCCAACGGAGGGCAGCCCGGCGGGAGCCTGGAAGCAGGCAGGCGGGCAGGGGCTCGTGGCCGTGCCCGCCCCCAGGGCTCAGGTGCGTTCCAGCCGGAAGATGAGCCGGCGCAGGTCCTCGTTCACCTTGAGGTAGCGGGAGTTGCCCTTCTCCTCGGCGAACTGTGCCTGGAGCTTGGGCAGCGCCTGGCGCGCCTGGGCCGCCGCCTCCTTCGAGTCTCCCACCAGCCAGTCCAGGGACTGGAGCAGGGCGGTGCGGGCCTCCAGGTCCTTGCCGGCCACGCGCCCGGCGAGGGCCTCGGCGTGGGCCGCCTGTCCGCCGCGCCCCAGCTCCAGGGCCGCCCGCTCCACCACGAGCGCATCCGGGCTG
This window of the Stigmatella erecta genome carries:
- a CDS encoding HSP90 family protein produces the protein MDHRFQINLRGVIDLLSHHLYSSPDVYLRELLQNATDAIRARQHVEPGHEGSVQIELIEKQDGGPPTLLFRDDGIGLTEEEIHRFLATIGESSKREVLAERRGDFIGQFGIGLLSCFMVCDEVLVVTRSAREPSPTMEWRGRHDGTYTVRPSDHPLERPGTQVFLVARPDVAALFTPQRVRELALHYGSLLPFPIHLTANGQTARINPEGPPWRRAYASAPERREALLAYGREVFGMSFIDCIPLKSPAGDVEGVAFVLPFSPHYNAKQKHRVYLKHMLLSESAENLLPEWAFFVKCVVNANGLRPTASRESFYENDTLAQARETLGQALRRYLVDLAREDPRALQGLIQLHALSMKALALDDDDFYRLIIDWLPFETSLGAMTLADYRKNASLVRYVPSLDEFRQVSRVAAAQDLCVLNAAYVYDADLLEKLPRVFPDTQVERFSASDLPQNFDELSLDERETVFALLRRAEEVLRPFGCGVVVKKFRPKEVPTLYSSDTGSAFRRDAERAREESDDLYSSMVEGVLSGSAPGPDAPLLTFNFHNPVVRRLAAVTDPNLVKLSVEMLYVQALLLGHRPLNAREMALLNQGLLGLIAARLEGTEPPPGRGGLH
- a CDS encoding TerB family tellurite resistance protein codes for the protein MDFGKAGWLSSIIEEAVAAHPPAPSPVPPGDRSGYARARAYLRQTLRVSGLLHGPVLEDRPAEAGAEPAAETRLFLSLVRTLARMALDIASLTGAPAGPRPEQLFLLFAVFSGELEVAEALDARLQAKHEVPRRLHGKVESALARRALSLAGDPVYGLVLHNGALYLDAQLFGRQAIAYFARGRLGRRAAQRRSGLVAHQKALLVQVLAGLSAADHMPSYASRRAILRQVEGLMLPESIASGLRGAVKKSFEHRLDVRARVAGVRSPDTRHFLLEQALLASLVDGQRSSGERRFIRELAEGLGVPEAELHRLELETVGFYASHRSVVDVFTAPATASLLGEDFILRTQAVLEKNFQALMQEARETGDLAVLLAKAVRGQKLTADERRRMREQLIDVAKVIPALAIFAAPGGLLLLLAVAKVLHINLLPSAFQALSATTLVPVETAPEGTPVPGPRAQALAGPQDEAPLEAPAQSRRCG
- the exaC gene encoding acetaldehyde dehydrogenase ExaC, producing MTKIYEAPGQPGSKIQFSSRYGNYIGGEFVPPSKGQYFENISPVTGRPFCEVARSNHDDIEKALDAAHKAKTAWGKTSVTQRAEVLNKIADRMQANLEMLAVGETWDNGKPIRETLAADLPLAIDHFRYYAGCIRAQEGTMGELDENTVSYQFHEPLGVVGQIIPWNFPLLMAAWKLAPALAAGNCVVIKPAEQTPVTLLKLMELVGDLLPAGVVNVVNGFGIEAGKPLASNKRIAKIAFTGETTTGRLIMQYASENLIPVTLELGGKSPNIFFSDVFDKDDDFAQKALEGFAMFALNQGEVCTCPSRALVQERFYEAFVQKAVERTKKIVQGNPLDTRTMLGAQASNDQLEKILSYIDIGKKEGAKVLTGGGRASMQGALAEGYYVEPTIFEGTNRMRVFQEEIFGPVVSVAKFKDMEDAVATANDSLYGLGAGVWTRDTNTAYRMGRAIQAGRVWVNCYHLYPAHAAFGGYKQSGIGRETHKMMLSHYQQTKNMLVSYDPKPMGFF
- a CDS encoding DUF779 domain-containing protein; the encoded protein is MSVERVAVTPAAEKLLRQLQAQHGPLMFHQSGGCCDGSAPMCFPRGDFKIGQQDVFLGTIVDTPFYISGPQFEYWQHTHLTVDVVPGRGSGFSVEAPEGVRFLIRSRVFEDAEYRALEAAGPPLRGLQH